Proteins from one Thiobacillus sp. genomic window:
- a CDS encoding glutamine amidotransferase has protein sequence MHTPPTRRVAAIRHLAFEDLGLFGDVFAAAGWQVTYHEAGLEDLAAPLGDADLAVVLGGPIGVYEADRYPFLNDELAALKARLSAGRPTLGICLGAQLMAAALGARVYPGGRKELGWGEVKLTEAGRASPLAHLAGQPVLHWHGDTFDLPADATLLASTELYPNQAFSLGHHALALQFHAEVDSRRIEQWLIGHTGELSAAGIDIPGLRARSQEMGPDLRAAGKALLSDWLERQG, from the coding sequence ATGCATACCCCCCCCACCCGCCGCGTGGCAGCCATCCGCCACCTGGCCTTCGAGGACCTGGGCCTGTTCGGCGACGTCTTTGCCGCCGCGGGCTGGCAGGTCACCTACCATGAAGCCGGCCTGGAGGACCTGGCCGCCCCCCTCGGCGACGCCGATCTGGCGGTGGTGCTGGGCGGCCCCATCGGCGTCTACGAAGCCGACCGCTACCCGTTCCTCAACGACGAACTCGCCGCCCTGAAAGCACGTCTGTCGGCGGGCCGGCCCACCCTGGGCATCTGCCTCGGCGCCCAGCTCATGGCCGCCGCCCTGGGGGCGCGGGTGTACCCCGGCGGACGCAAGGAACTGGGCTGGGGCGAGGTGAAGCTGACCGAGGCCGGCCGCGCGTCGCCCCTGGCCCACCTGGCCGGACAGCCGGTGCTGCACTGGCACGGCGACACCTTCGACCTGCCGGCTGATGCCACCCTGCTGGCCAGCACGGAGCTCTACCCGAACCAGGCCTTTTCCCTGGGCCACCACGCCCTGGCCCTGCAATTCCACGCCGAGGTGGACAGCCGGCGCATCGAACAGTGGCTCATCGGCCACACGGGGGAGCTATCCGCCGCCGGCATCGACATTCCCGGCCTGAGGGCGCGCAGCCAGGAGATGGGGCCGGATTTGCGCGCGGCGGGCAAGGCCCTGCTCTCCGACTGGCTGGAGCGGCAGGGGTGA
- the egtB gene encoding ergothioneine biosynthesis protein EgtB produces MRTPRNIQQAVESAFSRQVALIDSLDEGQQAMPYHPGINPPLWEGGHAAFFYETFLLRPWLGRPPLMPGLDPVWDSFDIDHEDRWAPGVVPERAATLAYIDRVRDLVLECLDRRPLTPRDRYLYRYAVAHQHMHIESMTWARQTLGYPPPPFMDAQTPSAAEPPGEGNQGDVDIPAGRYAMGMAITGPANGQADEDFAFDAEKPGFSMDLPAFRIARTLVSNGQFLAFVEAGGYGTPEWWSWGGRKWLRALAPKDPDPTRPGTSGPPACPIYWRKADGAWLERHFDRWLPLDTDAPVMHVSYWEAEAYCAWAGRRLPTEFEWEAAATGRRADDPRRRYPWGDAMESSRVDMDAARLTRPPVTALAAGDSPFGCRQMLGTAWEWTASPFLPYAGFTHDMYPYMSTLQFGTHKTTRGGAFATSSGLIRASYRQAYLPQRRDVFVGFRTCAR; encoded by the coding sequence ATGCGCACCCCCCGGAACATCCAGCAGGCCGTGGAATCGGCCTTTTCCCGCCAGGTGGCCCTCATTGACAGCCTCGACGAAGGGCAACAGGCCATGCCCTACCACCCGGGCATCAATCCGCCCCTGTGGGAAGGGGGCCACGCGGCCTTCTTCTACGAAACCTTCCTGCTGCGCCCCTGGCTGGGGCGGCCGCCCCTCATGCCCGGCCTGGACCCGGTGTGGGATTCCTTCGACATCGACCACGAGGACCGCTGGGCCCCCGGCGTGGTGCCGGAACGGGCGGCCACCCTGGCCTACATAGACCGGGTACGGGACCTGGTGCTGGAGTGCCTGGACAGGCGCCCCCTGACGCCCCGGGACCGCTATCTGTACCGCTATGCCGTCGCCCACCAGCACATGCATATCGAGTCCATGACCTGGGCGCGCCAGACCCTGGGCTACCCGCCGCCCCCTTTCATGGACGCGCAGACGCCATCCGCCGCCGAGCCCCCGGGTGAGGGGAATCAGGGGGACGTGGACATCCCCGCCGGCCGCTACGCCATGGGCATGGCCATCACCGGCCCGGCAAACGGCCAGGCGGACGAGGACTTTGCCTTCGACGCGGAGAAACCCGGTTTTTCCATGGACCTGCCCGCATTCCGCATCGCCCGCACACTGGTGAGCAACGGCCAGTTCCTGGCATTCGTGGAGGCCGGCGGCTACGGCACCCCGGAATGGTGGAGCTGGGGCGGGCGCAAGTGGCTGCGGGCCCTGGCGCCGAAGGATCCGGACCCCACCCGGCCCGGTACCTCCGGACCGCCCGCCTGTCCCATCTACTGGCGCAAGGCCGACGGCGCCTGGCTGGAGCGGCACTTCGACCGCTGGCTGCCCCTGGACACCGACGCACCGGTCATGCACGTGAGCTACTGGGAGGCGGAAGCCTACTGCGCCTGGGCGGGCCGGCGCCTGCCCACGGAATTCGAATGGGAAGCCGCTGCCACGGGGCGACGAGCGGACGATCCCCGGCGGCGCTATCCGTGGGGGGACGCCATGGAAAGCTCGCGGGTGGACATGGACGCCGCCCGCCTCACCCGGCCCCCGGTCACCGCCCTGGCGGCGGGCGACAGCCCCTTCGGCTGCCGCCAAATGCTGGGTACGGCCTGGGAATGGACCGCCAGCCCGTTCCTGCCCTACGCCGGCTTCACCCACGACATGTACCCCTACATGTCCACCCTGCAGTTCGGCACCCACAAGACCACCCGGGGCGGCGCCTTTGCCACGTCGTCGGGCCTCATCCGCGCCAGCTACCGCCAGGCCTACCTGCCCCAGCGACGGGACGTGTTCGTGGGCTTCCGCACATGCGCCCGTTGA
- a CDS encoding radical SAM protein — MTTHTLDFIPAAAPFSSPASDPDPILGGRVELQLLTTLKCNLKCTYCSLGVGEVLGSQTELKYDIDQLAAFVDRHLKGKEVYVTFYGGEPTLNRDMMEAVMRRFPEFRFQLQTNGTLLDDLPDWMLGRLSNILVSIDGGEETTDGYRGRGIWRQVIRNLDKVHHKVGGTITARVTWGNPDTTFEELDELASSLEAIDYLYWQFVADEMYADDSVEKRKAVLVKLIDRFFASTDTLYPLIPVMGMVRNKLLPNRGQELYAGLTQCRVSSHLINVMPNGEIYPCPDMMYVRDMKMGEIQGNWLKKSPLQPTPEMPCETCEAFSWCRRNCMKNLWLGYVKNDLRYRASVVEPICELIRFMGREIDRHDPHAWFARLSVPVRRRLVDNEVYEYVEIMP; from the coding sequence ATGACCACCCACACCCTGGATTTCATCCCCGCCGCCGCGCCCTTCTCCAGCCCCGCATCCGACCCCGACCCCATCCTGGGGGGCCGGGTGGAGCTGCAACTCCTCACCACCCTGAAATGCAACCTCAAGTGCACCTACTGCTCCCTGGGGGTGGGGGAGGTGCTGGGCTCCCAGACCGAGCTCAAGTACGACATCGACCAGCTCGCGGCCTTCGTGGACCGGCACCTGAAGGGCAAGGAGGTGTACGTCACCTTCTACGGCGGCGAACCCACCCTGAACCGGGACATGATGGAGGCGGTGATGCGCCGCTTCCCGGAGTTCCGCTTCCAGCTCCAGACCAACGGCACCCTGCTGGACGACCTGCCGGACTGGATGCTGGGCCGGCTCTCCAACATCCTGGTGTCCATCGACGGTGGCGAGGAAACCACCGACGGCTACCGGGGCCGGGGCATCTGGCGCCAGGTGATCCGCAACCTGGACAAGGTGCACCACAAGGTGGGCGGCACCATCACCGCCCGGGTCACCTGGGGCAACCCGGACACCACCTTCGAGGAGCTGGACGAACTGGCCTCCTCCCTGGAGGCCATCGACTACCTCTACTGGCAGTTCGTGGCCGACGAGATGTACGCCGACGACTCGGTGGAAAAGCGCAAGGCGGTGCTGGTGAAACTCATCGACCGGTTCTTCGCCTCCACCGACACGCTCTACCCGCTGATCCCGGTGATGGGCATGGTGAGGAACAAGCTCCTGCCCAACCGCGGCCAGGAACTCTACGCGGGCCTCACCCAGTGCCGGGTGTCCAGCCACCTCATCAACGTCATGCCCAACGGCGAGATCTACCCCTGCCCGGACATGATGTACGTCCGCGATATGAAGATGGGCGAGATCCAGGGCAACTGGCTGAAGAAAAGCCCCTTGCAGCCCACCCCAGAGATGCCCTGCGAGACCTGCGAGGCCTTCTCCTGGTGCCGGCGCAACTGCATGAAGAACCTCTGGCTGGGCTACGTGAAGAACGACCTGCGCTACCGCGCCAGCGTGGTGGAGCCCATCTGCGAGCTGATCCGCTTCATGGGCCGCGAGATCGACCGCCACGACCCCCACGCCTGGTTCGCCCGTCTCAGCGTGCCGGTGCGGCGCCGGCTGGTGGACAATGAAGTGTACGAGTACGTGGAAATCATGCCCTGA